The Microbulbifer sp. TB1203 nucleotide sequence CGCTTGCGCATATTCTCCTGCAGGATCTTCTTGCGCAGGCGGATATGGTTCGGGGTTACCTCCACCAGCTCATCGTCCTCGATAAACTCCAGCGCCTGCTCCAGGGTATGGCGGATCGGCGGGGTCAGGGTGAGGGCCTCGTCGGTGCCGGCGGCGCGGATGTTGGTGAGCTGCTTGGCCTTGGTGGGGTTTACCACCAGGTCGTTGCCGCGGGAGTGAATGCCCACTATCTGGCCCTCGTAGATATCCTCGCCGTGGCCCAGGAACAGGCGGCCGCGGTCCTGTAGCGCGTAGAGGGCGTAGGCCAGGGTCTTGCCCTTGACCATGGATACCAGCACGCCGTTGATGCGCTTGCCCACGTCGCCCATTTTTACCGGGCCGTAGTGGTCGAAGATGCTGGTCATGATGCCGGAGCCACTGGTCATGGTCAGGAATTGGGAGCGGAAACCGATCATGCCGCGGGAGGGCACCACAAACGTCAGCCGCACGCGGCCCTTGCCGTCCGGTTCCATATTGGTCAGGTCCGCCTTGCGCAGGCCCAACTCTTCCATGATCGCGCCCTGGTGCTGTTCCTCGACGTCGATGACCACCTGCTCGTAGGGCTCGTGGATTTCGCCATCGACTTCCTTCTGCACCACCTCTGGACGGGATACACCGAGTTCGAAACCTTCCCGGCGCATGTTTTCGATCAATACGGAGAGATGCAGCTCGCCGCGCCCGGAAACCTTGAATTTGTCCGGAGAATCCCCCTGCTCAACCCGCAGCGCCACATTGTGGATCAGCTCCTGCTCCAGGCGTTCCTTGATATTGCGCGAGGTGACGAACTTGCCGTCCTGACCGGCGAAGGGGGAGTCGTTCACCTGGAAGGTCATGCTCACGGTGGGCTCGTCCACGGTGAGCGCCGGCAGCGCTTCCGGTTTTTCCGGATCACACAGGGTGTCGGAGATATTCAGTTCGCCCATGCCGGTGATGCACACGATATCGCCGGCACTGGCCTGCTCCACTTCCATCCGCTCCAGGCCCAGGTAGCCCATTACCTGGAGTACCTTGGCCTTGCGGGATTTGCCCTCACGGTCCAGTACCACCACCTGCTGGTTGGGCTTCAGGGTGCCACGGGTGATGCGGCCGACGCCGATCACGCCCACGTAGCTGGAGTAGTCCAGCGCGGAGATCTGCATCTGGAAGGGGCCGTTCAGGTCCACCTGCGGCGGCGCCACCTTGTCCACGATCATCTGGAACAGCGGGGTCATGTCGTCGGCCAGTTCGGTGTCGTCGAGGCCGGCGATGCCGTTCAGGGCCGAGGCGTAGATCACCGGGAAATCCAACTGCTCGTCGCTGGCGCCGAGGCTGTCGAACAGGTCGAACACCTGGTCCATCACCCAGTCCGGGCGCGCGCCGGGGCGGTCGATCTTGTTGATCACCACGATCGGGTTCAGGCCCTGCTCGAAGGCCTTTTGGGTCACGAAGCGGGTCT carries:
- the typA gene encoding translational GTPase TypA, with the translated sequence MIQKLRNIAIIAHVDHGKTTLVDKLLSQSGTLDRRDQNAERVMDSNDQERERGITILAKNTAIRWNEYRINIVDTPGHADFGGEVERVLSMVDSVLLLVDAVDGPMPQTRFVTQKAFEQGLNPIVVINKIDRPGARPDWVMDQVFDLFDSLGASDEQLDFPVIYASALNGIAGLDDTELADDMTPLFQMIVDKVAPPQVDLNGPFQMQISALDYSSYVGVIGVGRITRGTLKPNQQVVVLDREGKSRKAKVLQVMGYLGLERMEVEQASAGDIVCITGMGELNISDTLCDPEKPEALPALTVDEPTVSMTFQVNDSPFAGQDGKFVTSRNIKERLEQELIHNVALRVEQGDSPDKFKVSGRGELHLSVLIENMRREGFELGVSRPEVVQKEVDGEIHEPYEQVVIDVEEQHQGAIMEELGLRKADLTNMEPDGKGRVRLTFVVPSRGMIGFRSQFLTMTSGSGIMTSIFDHYGPVKMGDVGKRINGVLVSMVKGKTLAYALYALQDRGRLFLGHGEDIYEGQIVGIHSRGNDLVVNPTKAKQLTNIRAAGTDEALTLTPPIRHTLEQALEFIEDDELVEVTPNHIRLRKKILQENMRKRTKK